A portion of the Thermosediminibacter oceani DSM 16646 genome contains these proteins:
- the nifS gene encoding cysteine desulfurase NifS, with product MRRIYMDHAGTTPMRKEVLEAMLPYFTEKFGNASTVYSYGREAKAAIEEAREKVAHLVGADPREIFFTSGGTESDNWALRGIAHANKDRGNHIITTSIEHHAVLHTCEDLEKEGFKLTYLPVDKYGLVKVEDVINAITDETILVSIMHANNEIGTIEPISEIGQALKKLDKKVYFHTDAVQTVGKIPVKVDELGVDLLSISAHKIYGPKGVGALYIRKGTKIKPFMTGGAQENKRRAGTENVPGIVGLGKAAELAEQELEAQYKKLSHLRDKLINGIMEKIPHVILNGHPTQRLPHNVNLCFEYIEGESLLLNLDMKGICASSGSACTSGSLEPSHVLLAIGLPHEIAHGSLRLTLGRDNTEEDVDYVLEVLPGIVEKLRQMSPLFPKEGR from the coding sequence ATGAGAAGGATATATATGGATCATGCCGGTACTACCCCTATGAGAAAAGAAGTGCTCGAAGCCATGCTCCCGTATTTTACCGAGAAATTCGGTAATGCATCGACTGTATACTCATATGGTAGGGAGGCAAAGGCGGCTATTGAGGAAGCTAGAGAGAAGGTAGCACATCTTGTAGGAGCCGATCCAAGGGAGATATTCTTTACCAGCGGCGGTACCGAATCGGACAACTGGGCTCTCAGGGGTATTGCCCATGCAAATAAAGATAGGGGTAACCACATCATAACAACATCAATAGAACACCATGCTGTACTCCATACCTGTGAAGACCTCGAAAAAGAGGGTTTTAAACTTACCTACCTCCCGGTTGACAAATACGGTTTGGTAAAGGTCGAAGATGTGATAAACGCCATAACCGATGAGACCATACTTGTTTCGATCATGCACGCCAACAATGAGATCGGAACGATAGAACCCATATCGGAAATAGGCCAAGCTTTGAAAAAGCTGGACAAGAAGGTTTATTTCCATACCGATGCGGTGCAAACCGTAGGCAAAATCCCTGTAAAAGTTGACGAATTGGGTGTGGACCTTTTAAGCATCTCAGCTCATAAAATATACGGCCCCAAAGGCGTAGGAGCTTTATATATCCGTAAAGGCACAAAAATCAAGCCGTTCATGACGGGAGGAGCCCAGGAGAACAAGCGAAGGGCCGGTACGGAAAACGTTCCCGGTATAGTAGGCCTGGGCAAAGCTGCGGAGCTAGCCGAGCAGGAACTCGAGGCCCAATACAAAAAGCTATCGCACTTGAGAGACAAGTTGATTAATGGCATTATGGAGAAAATTCCCCATGTGATATTGAACGGACACCCGACCCAGCGCCTGCCTCATAACGTGAATCTATGCTTTGAGTATATAGAAGGCGAATCGCTCCTGCTCAATCTGGATATGAAGGGCATCTGTGCTTCCAGCGGTTCCGCCTGCACATCGGGTTCCCTTGAACCGTCGCACGTTCTTCTGGCTATAGGATTGCCGCATGAAATAGCTCACGGTTCTTTGAGACTCACTCTAGGAAGGGATA